In one window of Hyla sarda isolate aHylSar1 chromosome 1, aHylSar1.hap1, whole genome shotgun sequence DNA:
- the LOC130276105 gene encoding piggyBac transposable element-derived protein 4-like — translation MASKRHFSISKAGLDQMSDSGSNTEPLAELSASDSDSWQDSSSDSDTDQRSGDSDDSAPELSDVRTWCPIDFGMDEVPPPRFPFTGSPGMKVDVEHNDPLAYLKLFLTDDVIEKIVTETNRYNEQQSATLHSKFSRNRKWEPVTKEDIWKFLGLILLQGVVGKPLQKWYWTTNKLLATPFFGTIMSEYRFSLIMKNLHFTNNEEFDEATHPAPKLKKIWEVYQMILKNFQQAYVPDRDISIDESLMAYKGRLSWIQYIASKRARFGIKSYMLCESATGYIWNSVIYTGKGTQFNPRYSGYGMATSSVLTLLEPLLNQGYCVTTDNFYTSPELYEFLLKHKTDGYGTVRANRRDLPSMFAKKKLKTGEMVAWQKGKMMAMRWRDKKDVCLMSTVHNTSTAMVHTRGGKDVMKPQLVIDYNNTMGGVDRADQAMTFYPAMRKQQKKYYKKIFRHLLEQCLWNAYILHRGKSDKPLVHSDFIWKVAERIFVNYQTPSVAVNRSGRRAVDVVNPERLTGRHFMDYIPPTAKKAAPTRMCIVCCSKRDENGKKIRKETRFHCPDCDVGLCAVPCFKIYHTQDVY, via the coding sequence atggcaTCAAAACGTCACTTTAGCATCTCCAAAGCGGGTTTGGATCAGATGAGTGACAGCGGCAGCAACACAGAGCCCCTCGCAGAATTGAGCGCCAGCGATAGCGATTCGTGGCAAGATTCGTCATCCGACTCTGACACCGACCAGAGAAGTGGCGACAGCGACGATTCTGCACCCGAGCTCAGTGATGTGCGCACTTGGTGCCCTATTGATTTCGGTATGGATGAGGTACCGCCGCCAAGATTTCCGTTTACTGGATCACCTGGGATGAAGGTAGACGTTGAGCACAATGATCCTTTGGCGTACCtaaaattatttctcacagatgACGTCATTGAAAAGATTGTCACGGAGACAAATCGCTACAACGAGCAGCAATCCGCTACTCTGCATAGCAAgttttccaggaatagaaaatggGAACCGGTGACTAAAGAGGACATCTGGAAGTTTCTGGGGCTAATACTTCTTCAGGGGGTGGTGGGGAAACCCCTGCAGAAATGGTACTGGACTACCAATAAATTGCTGGCAACCCCATTTTTTGGCACCATCATGTCCGAGTACCGATTTTCCCTCATAATGAAGAATTTGCACTTCACCAACAACGAGGAATTTGATGAAGCCACACATCCAGCGCCAAAACTCAAGAAGATCTGGGAAGTATACCAAATGATCCTAAAAAATTTCCAGCAGGCCTATGTGCCAGATAGAGACATCAGCATTGATGAAAGTCTGATGGCTTACAAGGGACGCCTCAGCTGGATTCAATACATCGCATCCAAGAGAGCACGGTTTGGAATAAAATCCTATATGCTCTGCGAGTCTGCCACTGGCTATATATGGAATTCTGTCATATACACCGGTAAAGGAACACAATTCAACCCCAGGTACAGCGGCTATGGGATGGCAACGTCATCAGTCCTTACACTGCTTGAGCCATTGCTGAATCAGGGGTATTGTGTGACAACGGACAACTTTTACACATCGCCTGAGCTGTACGAGTTTCTGCTAAAACACAAGACTGATGGATATGGAACCGTTAGGGCCAACCGACGTGACCTGCCATCTATGTTTGCcaagaaaaaactgaaaacaggagaaATGGTTGCCTGGCAGAAAGGAAAGATGATGGCAATGCGTTGGCGTGACAAAAAAGATGTGTGCCTAATGAGTACAGTGCATAACACCTCCACTGCCATGGTCCACACAAGAGGTGGGAAAGATGTCATGAAGCCACAACTTGTGATTGACTACAACAACACCATGGGAGGAGTCGATAGAGCCGATCAGGCGATGACATTTTATCCGGCTATGcggaaacaacaaaaaaaatattacaaaaaaatcttCAGGCATCTCCTGGAACAATGCCTCTGGAATgcctatatactgcacagaggaaaGAGTGACAAGCCTCTTGTTCATTCTGACTTTATCTGGAAGGTGGCGGAGCGGATTTTTGTGAACTACCAAACGCCATCAGTGGCCGTGAACAGATCTGGACGTCGTGCTGTTGACGTTGTCAACCCAGAACGCCTGACTGGTCGTCACTTTATGGATTACATCCCGCCAACCGCAAAAAAGGCAGCACCTACAAGGATGTGCATAGTTTGCTGCTCAAAGCGagatgaaaatggaaaaaaaatccgaAAGGAAACCAGGTTCCATTGCCCTGATTGTGATGTTGGTCTATGTGCAGTCCCATGTTTCAAAATTTACCACACCCAGGATGTTTACTGA